Within Plasmodium coatneyi strain Hackeri chromosome 14, complete sequence, the genomic segment tcgtATTATATTCCTGTAGCATGCTCATGTAGAAGTTAATGACCTCGTCGTTCAGCCATCTCGTGTCCATTAGACATTTTATTTGTGAATACAAAAGGGGCACATTAAACTTTTCGATTAGAACACCGTTTTCGCCCTTCTGTCGTAGTATCTGAGCCGCTTTTTCGTAATGGTCCTTGTTAACgcacttgaaaaaaatgcctggGTCTAGTAAAGCTACCACATCTGCTTTGCCAATTCGATTTGCCTCCTCATCTGATTCGCTCACCTTTGcgtctttcttccttttctcaaTTCTGAGTTTTTCCAGAGCCTCTATAAGAGACTCCTCATCGTTCTTAAGTATTACGTAGCCACTTTTATCTTCCGACGTGACAGCATCGATAAATCTCATGGACTGTTCATCTGCAGATCCCTCGTCTTCTGCTTCGTTCCCTTTATCCATCTCGAAGGAGTTCGCTTCATTTTTGCTCTCTCTCTTGTGCGAGTTTTGCGTTCCACTGGTATGATCATTTCCTTGAGTCAGACTTTTCACGCCCATAATTTCCTCACTGGTTGAATTCTGCACAATGAAGGAATCTATCGTTTGGATGAGCTGCTTGAACTCGAATCGTAtttgctttatttcttcACTGCTTTTGATGTAGCTTCGGAAGTACTGCGCCTGCTTGTGCGTCTCGCTCTTCGAGGGGGAAGAGGCGTCCGAGTTGGCTGCATCTACTGTGTTCAGCACTTCCACCTCGGAGTTGCTTTCTTTCGCCTCTCCATTTGCTCCATTTGTTATCTGCTCCATCTCAGGCATGCAACCcagttttcccttctttttcttcttcttcttcttccgatTGTAAAAGATATTCTTAAAGCTGTCGGTGCCGCTGTCGTCGGGATCATCCATCGACTTTgacttccccttcttttggGAATTCTCAAAAATGTGTTGGTAATATAACTTTTCCACGTTCTCACTTTGCAGAGACGACATTTTATCCCCCATCTGGTGCAcaccattttgaaggaaagTTTTTCCCTGTTCTGGTGCATTCGTTTTGTTGCTTTGTGTAGGTTGTCTGTCATTCGTTTTGCGAACCTCATCGCTatcgtcctcctcttccaTGCTGTTTTCCTCCCCCGCTTCCAGAAGCTGCCTCAAAATGCTGTCCTTCGCGTAGAGGCCGTTTCGGAGTGCTTCCCCGTCACCATCACTACTGCTGCCGCTAGTCCTGTTGCTGCGGccagaaaagggaaggctGCCCTTTCTCCTCTGCTCATCGTGCTTTTCCCCCTGAATCTCCTGCCTGGTCTCTACAGCAGGCTTAAGACCCCCGAGCCTACCCAGCGTGTGTTCCTCCTCCGACGAATGGGTCACCCGTCGTCCTCTCGAGTTCAAGTCATCCCTCTGACTTAGCTTGTTAAAGCTTCCGTTGTTTACCATTATGTTTGGAACTGATTGCGGCGCTCCTACGGATGCCTCTCCTTTTATGGACACCTCCCCTTTCACGTCGACAGTTGCCGCATCGTCCTTCTGAACAATTTTTGGGCCCAACTCCCCACGTTCGCTCCTTCCATCAAGACCTTCACCACTGTTCACTCGCTTCGCATCCTCCTTCGAGtgcccttcccccctttcctcACTCTCCAgcataaataaatttttcaaatcgtTATCCGAAAATTCATATGAtgcgttttttatttttttcgtccgACGTGGCATTATATCACCATTTCTGTTTTGTAGATTATTGTCTTGTTCAAGAAACTCTTCTCCCTTTCTCGCATCCCTCTGTTTGTTCCTCTGTGCATTCTTGTCGATAAGTCTAGACTGATCGGAAATAATTTTACCCCTCCCGCTGTCACTCGTATTCATTTCGTtggtaaaaatgtttttcctcACGACAGATGCAAAGGAGGAGCATACACTCTTGACGCAGCTCCAGAGGAGACCACTCGATGAAGTCTCCTTTGCGTCCATTTCCTtctggtggtggtggtggtgacgGCGTGGGTCTCCACGATGGTGTCGGTGTGAGTCCCTACGATGATGTCGGTGTGCGTCCTTATGGTGACGGTGGTGGGAAGACTTGTGATGTTTGGAATGTACTTTGGGGTCATCTTTCCGGTTAGCCTTGTGGTCACCTCGGTGGTCCGTTTTGCTACCTAATACACTTCCACCCTTGGTGCCTGCCATGTTCGGGCTCCTTTCCGTCTGGTCGTTCCACTCCCTAGGGAGATTCAAACCCTGCTGGAACCCCTTCTTTCCCTCATCGTGGTCTCCCCCCCTGCTGCCCCTACGGAAGAGAAGGTGCTGGTCAATGGTAGAAGCTTGACTTCTTAAATCTCTCGGAACAAGTCCATGTTTGTGAGTCCTCTCATTTGATATGTGTGAATCTTTCCTGTGACGCTCAACCTGGCTAATCCGTCTGCTGTCCTGTTTGTCTCTCTCTACAAAAGCGTTTAAGTTAGCGTACCCCCTATTCATCATATTTCTGACGGAAGGGCTATATGGACGTGTTTATATCGGGTTGCTTTGGAGTCGGTCATGGGTGGCAGGGCAGACAATTGAATGTCAGTGTGACTGGGAAATGGGACTACATGCATGTGTGTAGCGATGTCCCCAATCATCCCAtagttttgcaaaaaaaaaaaaaatagctacgCGTATGCTCAACGTTGCAGTATGGTTGGTCCGGAAAAGTGCCACTCCTCCGAGTAGATCCCATCACgtggtagaaaaaaaaaaaaaattaaaaattacacaCTCCCAACAGAGGTGTAGccatgaattttttttttttttttaaaactgtgAGATACCTGGGGAGGAAGGTCCCCTTTATGAGTACGATCGAATTGATGAGAACACGGAGGAGTACCACATAGGAGTAGTGCAAACTGAATTATTCCTCCGTTGTGGTAGTCTTCGTGAGGACAGCGCTGACTACGCGAAGAGACGTCTTCCCCGTCAAGCGCAACGTGGGCCAACGTGGCGTCGCTGTCCTGCTGCAGGATTTTACGTTTGTAATGAAAGAGTTTAAACGAAAATGGTCCTACGCGTACTGAGGAGGAGCAGCttcaggggaaaaaaaaaatactttgcGCTGACTTGGGCTGCGGGAAAAACACGCTCACCCCGGTCATCTTCAAAGGGACAGGGCCTCCTCCATTCAGTcgtttttttaacttttgaCTTTCCCCTCTATGTTCATTCGCTTacttgtttgtttgttcattttttttttttttttttttttttcctggagTACAGGGGATTGCCTTCCCACGTGCATATGCTTCTCCCGCAAACAATCCCGAAGGGGGGACTTTCCTGCtggagaaaattttacaaaaaagggagagagaaaaaaagaacgaccAGGTTTTGCCAAACAGTTAATTGAGGCACAATCCTCCCAAACGTATTGTCACACCACCCGCGGTGCGAATATAGCGGGACCATCGAGCACATCCACGTGcgtgcaaaaggggaagcacgtaaaaaaagggatacaTATATGAGCATTTATAAAGCGTGCATACAATTgtatgcttttttattttcattccattgggaaaaagggagaggTGCTTGCACGAATGAATCCCTGCGGTGAGTTGGCCCGCCGCAACAGCACACCTCCCTTCGTTACGGTAAAAATAACGCCGCGGATCGTTCgtgtagggaaaaaaagaagccatCAGATGGAAGCAGGTGGGAACGAATGTGCACAGATGCAATGCCCACCAATGAACAACTGTAGAAACGCGTCAGCCACGAAAGTGCTGTCGTGAAGTGTATGCACAGGGAGCACGCACACACAGGTAGGACCTCCCACCTAACCCAATCAATCATGGCTAGAGGGCTAAATATTCTGAAGGCCAAACTGCCCAAGGCCCCAACGGGAAGGAGGCCGATCGGCTATAGAGGTAAACAGGCTACACCGATACACCCATTTGTTCACCCATTCTGTCGACCCTCATTATTTTACGATCCGGGCACTTCCCTTGCGCAGGAAACCACCAACATGGAAAGTCCCTGTATGACCCAGTTTACCCCACGACGAAGGTAAGTAGGGGGAAGTACATAAGCGGTTAGCAATTACACACGTTCCTGCGCCCATTATGACCTGCGTTACCTGCTTACCCCCGAGCAGATCCCAGCGAGCCTCGTTCCGCGCTACCCGATAGACTGGCGAAACGGAGGCAGGTTCCTCCTTTGCGTTGGTCTCAGGAGAATCGAAAACCGCATAATAAAACGGATGAAGCAGAGTCAGGATTTCAATCGACCGGAATGTAAGACGTGTAATCACGACTGCATAGCAACTTACAACCGCTGCCTATGTGCCTGGTATTGTAAAGACAAATTTAGGCACGTCTACCAGTGTGATGAGGTGTTATTACAATATAAGGGAGAAACCCAAACGGATAAGCCGCTCTTTACTGTCCCTAGGTGGGTGGCCAACAGGAACTCCGAAAGGGGAATTGAATATGTGTTCGATCAGAAGACGGGGCGGTTTGAAAATGcccagggggaagaagacatGTATAAGCTCTTTTATAGGAAGCTGCAATATGGAGGTGACTCCAATCAGTATGATGTTGCGGGGGGTAGTAGAACTGGCAAATGTGCCACTGGCGAACGTGCCAGTAACAACCCCACAGAGGAGGAGCAGCTCTCTGGTTCGGACTCTGACATGACAGACAGCGATGAGGAGGGGTAGAACCATCCCCTCGTCACCGTGTCCTGGCCAGCTGACCCAACTTATAATCCAGCAGGGAAATATCGTATGGGTTGTAATAGCAGCACCCGCCGAACCCAGTAAGGCCTACGTTGAGCCATTCCCCAACGTAATTGTAAACGTGCTTGTTTCTCTTCTGCGTAACCTCGAAGTGCACGTCATTTGTGGCATAGTCGTAGTTAACTCGATTGAGTGACTTGTTCGGcgaggcaaaaaaatgaacatcgCCTAAGAaggtgttcttttttaagtcCTTTAAAATGGTCTGGATAAACCCGGTTAGTTTGCCACTTGGACTTCGATAAGCTTCCACGTCGATGCAACCATCCGGTTTAATGCACCTggttaaaggaagaaacaactCCCGCACGTAGTCTATGTTTAGGCAATTCAGTCCGATGGCTTTAATAAAATGGTTGCGAGAATCCAGGTAGAGGAGGATCAACGCGATGTCTAGGAAGGAGTAATCTGAGCAGCCAATGTTCTGATCACTGTTGCAGTAGAAACTTACCAccacgttttttttaaaataacccTCACAACTTTTTAAATGGTTGTAAAGGGTGAACACTTCTCTTACGTTAGAAGACGTGGTGAGAGAAAATAAGTGAAGCTTATCTGCGTTTCGTTTGTATGATTCTATTCTGAACTGACTGTTGGAAATAATTTCCTCGTCTCCTACATCTATGTAGTATTCCAACCCGTAGTTGAACAGGTGTCTGTTGGGGAAGGCGTTCCTGCAGGGTTCATTCCTTCCTGTGCTGCTCACGGGGACCATTTCTATGTCGGGTAGATGATCCTGTCGGTGCGGGGGGGTGTTTATTATTATATCGTACCGTTGGTTCTTCGATATGCATCCTTTCACAGCGCTGTCCAGTTGAACCACTTCCACCTGGTCAGCTGAATTGGTTGCCGTCCTCCGCTTGTGCAACACACCGGAGTATTCGCTAAAGTCGCGGAAGGCCGAACTGTAGCCCCCTGTGGAAAAGGCCACATAGCAGTCTTCGCATCTTCTGATGGGGCTGCCCCTCCAAACATCGTGCCGAAAATCGAAGCTATCTACATACTCCCTCGTGTTAACAGAATCATTCGGGTGAACGATCCCCAAATGGTTTCTCACCTTTTGGAAGCATTCTAGATGTTCATAGGGAGAAGACTCCTCCAACTTTGGTGTTCCCCCGAGGAGTGCAAAATCCGTAGTCCGTTTTATCCTTTCATATTTAAGCAAAGCACTATGAGCAATGTCGATATACGTGTCGATTATGCCTTTTCCCTCCTCTATGCTTATCCCCCTTTCTTGCAAACTGTAAAGGTTAACTTGGAAGGTGTTCGTACTTATTACGTTGCACCCTGCCAGGAGGTAACTCAAGTGAATGTTCTGCAAGGTGTTCACCATCTGTTCTTTGTTCTCGTCATCGTGACAGGAGAGGAAGTCAAAGTTCCCCACCTTTAGTCGTTCAAACTCCgatattttccccccatcGAGGGTGAACACTTCCTTCGCCATGACACGATACTCCTTTTAGTGTAAGTGAACGAATACACCACACATGGAAAATCAGAAAACACTTTTCGGGGTAACCGCTAATTTGGCAGATCAAATCTCCTTAAAGAACGTACCAgaaggtggaagaagaaaagaaaaaaaaaaaaaaaaaacagcttctcccccttggcACACCCATCATTCACCGCAATAGGGGGAAGCCCTAAAAAGATAATGCCCCACCTCATGCACGCGCATATACACCTATCGGGTGACGCAccaggggggggaaagagTCCCATTTAAAAGGTTCGAAACAGCAACGTTTAAAAAGTTCGatgtggagaaaaaagaaaaaaggacgTGGACAAAATTGGGCAAGCAAAGAAGCACTAAACGGGAGGACTTCTAAATTGAGGCGTAAACTCAACGAACAAAATGGTCGATCGGGTCGGCCGAATGGCAGCTATCCAGACACTTTCAATCCGACTTCTGCGTTTGCTTGTAGATCTCGACGTCTGcacgggggaaaaacacaTAACGGATAATGGTGTGAAATGACGATGCGGGAAAACTACGGGTTCAAGTGcagaacacacacacacgctcGGCCCTGCAGCTGCTAATTCTTACCCACTGCCGAGTTCACGATGATCTCGTATATCCGGTTCATCTTGTGCGGGGATAGGTAGAGGTTCTTTCCTCGCTTGAGTCTCGGATCGACGTCTCCGTTTTTGTCCACGTAGGGGCCGCTGACGAGGCCGAATCGGTGCTCGCTCGAGAAGAGAACCTGCGGGGTGGAGAAGGGGAAGCGTGAAAGAGAAGTGCATTGAAGCGCAATGAACCGCAAGTGAAAGGAATCAAGTGGAGTAGGACACACGGTGGTAAGATTCGCTTCTCCGTTTTTCTCCTTGccgttcttcctttcttttccctccttaCCGATGAGACGTTCAGGCACAAGTAGAGGGCCTGGTCCCCGCCGCAGATGGTGGTGTGGTAGCCGCACTTTCCAATCGACTCGGACAGGGGGATACGCACATTATCGCTCTCTTGCAAACATATGGTGGATCCGCAAAACAGACAAATGAGGATGATGGTAGGCGATTTGCTACAGTTAACGCACTTGCTTTTGAAGTACCTCTTAATCATGGTGAAGTAATTTCTGCTCGGTTGGAATAGAGAGCTCGACGAAATGAACTTGTCTAGGTTCTCATAAAAATGGTGAGGCAAAACGGGTTCTGCATCTATTTTCAGATACTTATACATCTGATACATCTGGTAGAAGTAGGGATGAAAAATCAGCTGCATGGTCGGGTATGTGTATATCTGATCGAACTGCGGGTTCACATTAAGCATGTGGAGGAAAATGTTGTACTTTCCTAGATCGCTGTGCAGGTGGATGTAGTCCAAGTACTTCTTCGCTAAGGCGTTACAGTCGTAAATGGAAAACAACATATAGGCCACGAAGTGAAGGTACACGTTTGCCGACTTTATGTAGTTCTTTAGAAACCTCCTGTATAGTTTGGTGCACGGGTTTTTACCGTCGATGAAATGGTTACTCTTGAGGTAGtggtaaaatatatagaaaattttcttcacgcTTAGGAGGTGCTCTCCGTTCAGGTCACCGGCATGGAATGAGCGTCTGCCTGTCCTCTTACTTCCCCGTGTCTTTGCAGAAGCACCCGAAAAACAATCGCTCGGTGAGGAACTTCCCACACCGCTTCGTACGCCGCTTGAACCTCCGTGGGGCCTTGCTGCCTGGGGATCCTCCTTACCCCCCACGCCGAACAGACTCGTCATGGAATCCGACTTTCCGCTACTGCTGTGctgcgtttttattttcttgttAACTTCGTACGACGTGCTGTTCGAATCTTTTTCGCTTCCCTTTCGGTTGGCCTCCTCGGGAGCATCGGTGGGTGCATCTGTGGGTAGTTCCCCGAATGTTTCCCTCTGTGTGGAATCAAAATGGGGCACTCCCTCAGATGGATCTTTGTAAACTTCTTCTCGGGTTGGTTTTCCCTCTGCGGGGTTACTACTGCGTGACTCGTGTCCACCGCGGTAATCCGTCCTCACTACACTTGTGCCTGTACCTTCCCCTTTCGCATGGTAACCGTTAATTCGATCCCTATGCTTGGCATACTTCCTTTTCCACCTCTTTGTCCTGAAGAAAGCGTCGGTGTATTTACTAAACTGGTACTCTCCATCCTCCGGGTGAGTAGAACCACCACACGTATCACCAACATGGTAGTATTTTCTCGCTTCCTTTTGCCCCCCAtggaaatgaagaagaatattctGCACCAAGTACAGGGGTATGAAGTCGTAGAGGTTATACACATAGCTGTATATCCTCCTAATGTTATAGAAAAAGGTTCTGTTTAGACCATTAGCCTTTAGCAACATGTGGTACCTGAGCATTTTGTTGACGTCCTTATATTTGTAGAAGTCCATTTTGCAGTttttcaatttatttttcatgctggcgtatttttttctcgtcaTGAAATCTACAAATGAATCTGGGGGGTTGTTCTTCTCGTGTATCCTTCGTCTGAATAGGGTGTTGTCCAGATCGCTGCTGGAGGCGTTTTCATCGTGCAGGGATCGGAAGTCTAGACTTCCCTGACTGTTGAAGGAGGAGTCAGACGTGTCAGACGTGTCCGACGTGGAGTAAGCGTGACAACCAGTGTGACTTCCCCCGTTTGGGCGATCCCCTCCACAGCTGTCATATCCATCGATCCGGTCATTCAGCATGTTTTCCGCATTTTGAATGATGCCCCCTTTGTCCGGCTGCACCATTTGGGAGATGTCCACCCGTTTCATATCGTGGGGGTCCACGAACACATCGGCAGGGGGGTTTTCAGCCCCGTCTTCTCTGCTATTCTGCACTTGTGACGCAGATTTGCTATCACGTTGTAGGAAGGTGCCCAACGCAGAAGAAATGGATGTACCACCCGAagattttcttcccccgaGGGTTGTTAGTAgtcccttcttctcctttccaTCTTGATTTTTGGCCCCCTTTACCATCTTCACCGATTTGTGAAAGAAATTCACAAGCAGATCATCTgcgtatttatttttttttattttcctcctcctttttttactttttttcatgtCTTTTATTAATTCCCCCACGTCCAGTATTTCGTTGAGCACACCAAACGAGGCGGTTATAGCATCCGCTGTGACTCCACCTTCATCGTACctgtcttcttcttcacacTTGTGGCACTTCTCCCCTGTGGATTCCTTATctgaaaaatgaatggaCTCATTGCTGTTGAAACTTGCATCAGAGAAGTTCACTTCTGCTGGAACTCCATCTGCAATGTCATCACCTACTCGGGTTAAGAGAAACTGCTCAGATAGAATTTCTGCCTCTTTCTCCCTCATATCGTGGATTCTCTTAATAACCCTTAGACTGAACAGGTTCTGGTAAACGTTGTACATATAGAACAGGTGGTTCACGTAAGGGACGTCTTCAAATTTGCATCTAAGTTGACTCACCAAATTGACGTGTCTAAATTCAAAATCGtggttcttcattttggggTCGAAGGAATTCTCTTCTGCGCCGTTGGTCAGGTAATGGTCACTGATTTCTTCATTAGCTGTGTTATACAGTTTGTATTTAAAGAGGTTCAGCTCGTTTGGCAAATGAGGTTCCTCCAAATATTCAGTCGATCTGTTGGCGTGTAACTTTGCCGCAGTTAATAAGCCTTCTCTGGAGTTACTCATTGCTGCGCTTCCCAACGATTTGGACTGTACCTCCTGCTCTTCGAAGATGTCTCTCTTGTAGCTGCTCGTGCATCCTGGGGGACTCTTACACGTGTATTGGTTCGATTCGTTCTCCATCTGGGTTGCTCCTCCACTTCCACTTCCACAACCGCTGCTGCTACTGGTCAAGTAGTTATAGTCCCTCTTCATCACAGCTTTGTTTTTCATGAGGGGCCCCTTCTTGCTCTCCCTCATATGAGGAAGCCTGTTCTCATATAACACATGGAAGGATCCCCACTTGGagttcctccttctgttATACACAAATGGATAGTACTCCTTGAAAAACTGATCATACTTGGTAAAGTtggtacttaaaaaaatatttatgggCATGGACCCATTAAAGTACATATGCTTCATATACTCATCGTTCATTTCGCATAACAGAAGCATCAacttttttgtcttcctctTAAATTCGTTCATTTGCACTAGCTTTTTCATCGTTTCGTGTAAAATgaacagttttttctttttctccctatTCGCTTCATCCGGTTTAGTTTTTTCCAACCCATCGGAATGGTTATCTTCTCTTTGCGTTTCCTCCCATGTGTGCCCTATTTTTCGCCTTGCTTGTTCAGGCGATTTttcaacattttcttcctttccatgTGTGCAACCCGCAAGGATATCATTCTGCTGGATACAATCCTTCAACAGTTTTATCTCTGCTTGGTTAAAATGGTACGAGAGTTTCTTCACTTCCTGGAACAGCTCCATGGGATTTATCCGGTCCATCCATTTGTCCCTTTCCCGACGGGGTGGTTCCTTTCCCTTGATTGGGGCGCCACCAGAGGAGTTGTTTACGCTTGGTTGGTCATTTGGTGAGTCTGCCCCCTCTTGCTCATTGGGAATGTCCTCCCCAACG encodes:
- a CDS encoding Ulp1 protease family C-terminal catalytic domain containing protein; the protein is MMNRGYANLNAFVERDKQDSRRISQVERHRKDSHISNERTHKHGLVPRDLRSQASTIDQHLLFRRGSRGGDHDEGKKGFQQGLNLPREWNDQTERSPNMAGTKGGSVLGSKTDHRGDHKANRKDDPKVHSKHHKSSHHRHHKDAHRHHRRDSHRHHRGDPRRHHHHHQKEMDAKETSSSGLLWSCVKSVCSSFASVVRKNIFTNEMNTSDSGRGKIISDQSRLIDKNAQRNKQRDARKGEEFLEQDNNLQNRNGDIMPRRTKKIKNASYEFSDNDLKNLFMLESEERGEGHSKEDAKRVNSGEGLDGRSERGELGPKIVQKDDAATVDVKGEVSIKGEASVGAPQSVPNIMVNNGSFNKLSQRDDLNSRGRRVTHSSEEEHTLGRLGGLKPAVETRQEIQGEKHDEQRRKGSLPFSGRSNRTSGSSSDGDGEALRNGLYAKDSILRQLLEAGEENSMEEEDDSDEVRKTNDRQPTQSNKTNAPEQGKTFLQNGVHQMGDKMSSLQSENVEKLYYQHIFENSQKKGKSKSMDDPDDSGTDSFKNIFYNRKKKKKKKKGKLGCMPEMEQITNGANGEAKESNSEVEVLNTVDAANSDASSPSKSETHKQAQYFRSYIKSSEEIKQIRFEFKQLIQTIDSFIVQNSTSEEIMGVKSLTQGNDHTSGTQNSHKRESKNEANSFEMDKGNEAEDEGSADEQSMRFIDAVTSEDKSGYVILKNDEESLIEALEKLRIEKRKKDAKVSESDEEANRIGKADVVALLDPGIFFKCVNKDHYEKAAQILRQKGENGVLIEKFNVPLLYSQIKCLMDTRWLNDEVINFYMSMLQEYNTKNIKKDRPNNYLPKIFTFSTFFFQSLSSNGTYNYNKVSRWTKRKQVDIFSFDLILIPLHVGGNHWTLGSINMKEKKIKLYDSLNMSNAKFFEYMRHYLVDEMRDKKQMELDVSAWEYNPDGRSEVGIPCQENGYDCGVFTCMFAKCLSFNRSFDFSQRDIKEIRMKMVSQEGQGVQMLVRVDDLPHCDQ